Proteins from one Paenibacillus amylolyticus genomic window:
- a CDS encoding response regulator, which yields MYKVLLVEDETVIRQGLRELIVQVSSQFQVTGEASSGTEALDFLRCEVPDVLITDIRMRGMDGITLVSKARDMYPELLMLIISGYGEFEYARRAMEFGVLNYLLKPIDRYELALCIQKIQLLLDRRYGISTLSIPEPAGKAEHTGGDTRKIIRDVKEHIKQHPDGDLRLQTIADLVNLNPTYLSQLFKNEIGINYSEYITEVRMERAKWLLINTGLKIYDVARLSGHQSPKHFMLVFKQQVGWTAGNIETDSVSLEKPYHF from the coding sequence ATGTATAAAGTATTGCTTGTAGAAGATGAGACGGTCATCCGTCAAGGACTGAGAGAGCTGATCGTACAAGTGTCTTCCCAGTTTCAGGTAACGGGTGAAGCGTCGAGCGGTACCGAGGCACTGGATTTTCTGAGATGTGAGGTGCCGGATGTGTTAATCACGGATATCCGCATGCGTGGAATGGACGGAATAACTCTGGTAAGCAAAGCAAGAGACATGTACCCTGAATTGCTCATGCTCATCATTAGCGGCTATGGCGAGTTTGAGTATGCACGCAGAGCGATGGAATTCGGGGTGCTGAACTACCTGCTGAAGCCAATCGATCGCTATGAACTGGCATTATGCATACAGAAGATTCAATTGCTGCTGGATCGCAGATACGGTATTTCAACCCTTTCAATCCCCGAGCCAGCTGGAAAAGCAGAACACACTGGTGGAGATACACGGAAGATTATCCGAGATGTGAAGGAGCACATCAAGCAGCATCCGGATGGAGATCTGCGACTTCAGACGATCGCAGATCTCGTTAACTTGAATCCCACGTATTTAAGCCAGTTGTTCAAGAACGAAATAGGGATCAATTATTCCGAATACATCACGGAGGTGCGTATGGAGCGGGCCAAGTGGTTGCTGATTAACACGGGTCTCAAAATCTATGATGTGGCACGGTTATCCGGGCACCAGAGCCCCAAACACTTCATGCTGGTGTTCAAGCAGCAGGTGGGATGGACTGCGGGGAATATCGAGACCGATTCAGTATCTCTTGAAAAACCATACCATTTCTGA
- a CDS encoding transporter substrate-binding domain-containing protein: MKKLLVWPSFMLVLILSLVLSGCSTGTDTPSASGGGGDAEAKGTIEQIKERGKLIAGVKYDTKLFGLKDPASGNVEGFDIDIAKALAKQILGDETKVELKEVTSKTRIPMLQNGDIDIIIATMTITDERKEQVDFSDVYFEAGQSLLVKNGSPITGLESLSGVKVLAVKGSTSAQNIREKAPDAEVLEFDNYQDAFTALKAGKGEALTTDNIILIGMQQTDNSFQLVGGNFTSEPYGMAIRKGDTAFVEEVNTLLKSMKDSGEYDTLHEKWLGSKPE; this comes from the coding sequence ATGAAAAAATTATTGGTATGGCCATCATTTATGCTTGTCCTCATTCTCTCGCTGGTATTGTCAGGTTGTAGCACAGGTACAGATACACCTTCGGCGAGTGGTGGTGGCGGGGATGCTGAAGCCAAAGGAACCATCGAACAGATTAAGGAGCGCGGCAAACTTATTGCCGGGGTGAAATATGATACGAAGCTGTTCGGATTGAAAGATCCCGCAAGCGGCAACGTTGAAGGATTCGATATTGATATCGCCAAGGCACTCGCCAAACAGATCCTTGGAGATGAGACCAAGGTCGAACTGAAAGAAGTCACTTCCAAGACACGTATTCCCATGCTGCAAAATGGAGACATCGACATCATCATCGCCACGATGACGATTACGGATGAGCGTAAGGAACAGGTGGATTTCAGTGATGTTTACTTCGAGGCAGGCCAATCCCTGCTGGTGAAAAACGGCAGTCCGATCACCGGCCTGGAAAGCCTCAGCGGGGTGAAAGTGCTCGCGGTGAAGGGCTCCACATCCGCTCAGAATATTCGTGAGAAAGCCCCGGACGCCGAGGTGCTTGAATTCGATAACTATCAGGATGCGTTCACTGCTCTCAAAGCAGGTAAAGGCGAAGCGCTGACCACAGATAACATCATCCTCATCGGCATGCAACAGACGGATAACAGCTTCCAATTGGTTGGCGGCAATTTCACAAGTGAACCTTATGGCATGGCTATTCGCAAAGGCGATACTGCCTTCGTGGAGGAAGTCAACACCCTGCTCAAAAGCATGAAAGACAGCGGCGAATATGACACATTACATGAGAAATGGCTCGGCTCCAAGCCCGAGTAA
- a CDS encoding helix-turn-helix transcriptional regulator, which translates to MKMMPKIRFYIENHLKDKGYKLQQFSENADINVGTLSAIIKGTRLISMNQLDQITSAMGLDQGYFYNMYGVECFIESAPHWRRLEPFIYRCAELGKLDIIQQVITHVTDDQSYIDELFDVAESLFNKNMNEAALILYECVADSEKYQHSERLALCQYRIFLLQKTLSKYDNLNAAVKFEPYIDKLNEEVQLDAIKDLANVYNTIHL; encoded by the coding sequence ATGAAGATGATGCCCAAAATACGTTTCTATATTGAAAATCACTTAAAGGATAAGGGATATAAACTACAGCAATTTTCAGAAAACGCTGACATTAATGTGGGTACATTAAGTGCGATTATCAAAGGAACCAGGCTTATTTCGATGAACCAACTCGATCAGATTACATCTGCAATGGGATTGGATCAGGGATATTTTTACAATATGTACGGTGTGGAGTGTTTTATCGAATCTGCACCCCATTGGAGGCGATTAGAACCGTTTATATATCGTTGTGCTGAACTTGGTAAGCTGGATATTATACAACAAGTCATTACTCATGTGACTGATGATCAATCCTATATTGATGAGTTATTTGATGTGGCAGAGAGTCTCTTTAATAAAAACATGAATGAAGCGGCACTCATTTTATATGAATGTGTAGCTGACAGTGAGAAGTATCAACACTCGGAGCGGTTGGCTCTTTGCCAGTACCGCATTTTCTTGCTTCAGAAAACACTGAGTAAATATGATAATCTCAATGCAGCAGTAAAGTTCGAACCGTATATTGATAAATTAAATGAAGAAGTGCAATTGGATGCAATTAAAGACTTGGCAAACGTATATAATACGATACATTTGTGA
- a CDS encoding aspartyl-phosphate phosphatase Spo0E family protein — translation MSEPKQIRDQIERNRHELSRLAENHGMQDNKVLRQSMVLDELINEYNRFKYKSHLGNRQPIA, via the coding sequence GTGAGTGAACCGAAGCAGATCAGAGACCAAATCGAACGGAACAGGCATGAATTGAGTCGTTTGGCGGAGAATCATGGCATGCAAGACAACAAAGTCCTCCGACAATCCATGGTGCTGGACGAGCTGATTAATGAATATAATCGATTCAAATATAAAAGCCATCTCGGTAACAGACAACCGATTGCATAA
- a CDS encoding sensor histidine kinase — protein MMDKVRGYFRKSVNLRTKLLLLFLGLTLLPLSLQGVMNYRHFSQTMDRKTEQFTIELVRQINANLNRLLKDYERLSLLPLYDQMVLGILDKYNASMGSGAWARSEDYLKMKLYTSGQAYDRPEIRGIHLISNSGILFSNLDSLAVKPLWDSRQDEWFAELEDSEGTWRLLPPHEPGYYTGGQKESYISVGRVLRDPGTLRRLGYILIDIRLEAFGQLLSNLNVEQEASLMIVDSKQRLLFERVSTGGMSAYDQLLKHGQLPSYAGNQKVVLDGQSYLYVQHHSSYSGLTVISLTPIAVIQKESGETLTFTIGFAVLCMVAISLLAVLLSYRITRPLIRLKHHMIQVEQGDFSQRAAHISSDEFGQMSRGFNRMMEEIHRLFNEVFLLGIQEREAELSALQSQMNPHFIYNTLESINMMAIRQKHAEVSDMVTALGKLLRYTIDKVDRMVPLGEELAFVQSYVRIQQVRYNGKLEVNYDIEEEITECAIPKLILQPLVENAVYHGIEGQENGGVIWISALRFDHELLISVRDNGKGMTQTKIDELNESIAIQPSIQALRCHAGNSLGLNNIAQRLRLIYGEGGSLSIDGSPGQGLVVTISIQLLPKGD, from the coding sequence ATGATGGACAAGGTACGAGGCTATTTTAGGAAAAGTGTAAACCTGCGCACCAAGTTGCTCCTGTTGTTTCTGGGGCTGACGTTACTGCCGCTAAGCTTGCAGGGAGTGATGAACTACAGGCATTTCTCGCAGACGATGGATCGCAAGACCGAGCAGTTCACCATTGAACTGGTTCGCCAGATTAACGCCAATCTGAACCGGCTGCTGAAGGACTATGAGCGGTTGTCGCTCTTGCCGCTATACGATCAGATGGTGCTTGGCATTCTGGATAAATACAACGCGTCAATGGGGTCGGGCGCATGGGCGAGGTCTGAGGATTATCTGAAAATGAAGCTGTATACCTCTGGTCAAGCATATGACCGACCTGAAATTCGGGGAATTCATCTGATCAGCAACAGCGGCATCCTGTTCTCCAATCTCGATTCACTGGCGGTCAAGCCGCTATGGGACAGCAGGCAGGATGAGTGGTTTGCAGAGCTCGAAGACTCGGAAGGCACATGGCGCCTGCTTCCTCCGCATGAACCCGGCTATTACACGGGCGGACAGAAAGAGTCATATATATCGGTGGGCAGAGTGCTTCGTGATCCGGGTACGCTCCGGCGATTGGGGTACATCCTGATTGACATCCGTCTGGAAGCTTTCGGCCAACTGTTATCCAATCTGAATGTTGAGCAAGAGGCAAGCCTGATGATTGTAGACAGCAAGCAGCGTCTGTTGTTCGAGCGGGTCTCAACCGGAGGGATGTCTGCGTACGATCAGCTGCTAAAGCATGGACAGCTTCCAAGCTATGCAGGAAACCAAAAAGTTGTTCTGGATGGGCAGTCCTATCTCTACGTACAACACCATTCCAGCTATTCCGGGCTTACGGTGATCAGCCTTACACCTATTGCCGTGATTCAAAAGGAGTCAGGCGAGACACTCACCTTCACAATAGGGTTCGCTGTGTTGTGTATGGTGGCTATATCGCTTCTGGCGGTTCTGTTATCCTATCGTATCACCCGGCCACTGATTCGCCTGAAGCACCACATGATTCAAGTAGAGCAGGGTGATTTCAGCCAGCGGGCAGCACACATCAGCAGTGATGAATTCGGGCAGATGAGCCGGGGCTTTAACCGCATGATGGAAGAGATTCATCGACTGTTTAATGAGGTGTTTCTGCTGGGCATTCAAGAGCGGGAGGCAGAGTTGTCGGCGTTGCAAAGCCAGATGAATCCCCATTTTATATACAACACGCTGGAATCCATTAACATGATGGCCATTCGCCAGAAGCATGCTGAGGTGTCGGACATGGTGACGGCGCTCGGCAAGCTGCTGCGCTATACGATTGATAAGGTGGACCGGATGGTTCCGCTTGGGGAAGAACTGGCTTTTGTACAGTCCTATGTACGCATTCAGCAGGTACGTTACAACGGTAAGCTGGAGGTTAACTATGACATCGAAGAAGAGATAACGGAATGTGCGATTCCGAAGCTGATCCTGCAGCCGTTGGTGGAAAATGCAGTCTACCATGGCATTGAAGGGCAGGAAAATGGAGGAGTAATCTGGATATCTGCCTTGAGATTCGACCATGAGCTGCTGATTAGCGTCCGAGACAACGGTAAAGGGATGACTCAAACTAAGATTGACGAGTTAAACGAGTCCATAGCGATACAGCCTTCCATTCAGGCATTACGTTGCCATGCCGGAAACAGCCTGGGGCTTAACAATATTGCCCAGAGGCTTCGCCTCATCTATGGAGAAGGCGGCAGCCTAAGCATTGATGGAAGTCCCGGGCAGGGCCTGGTGGTCACAATATCCATTCAACTTCTACCGAAAGGAGATTGA
- a CDS encoding aspartyl-phosphate phosphatase Spo0E family protein, whose translation MRERSILKDQIEQGRQELSRLVDQYGIPSVKVLEQSMALDELINEYNRYTSGINVKK comes from the coding sequence ATGAGAGAACGGAGTATCTTGAAAGACCAGATCGAGCAAGGTCGGCAAGAGTTAAGTCGCTTGGTAGATCAATATGGAATTCCTAGTGTTAAAGTGCTTGAACAGTCGATGGCGTTGGATGAGCTAATTAATGAATATAATCGATATACCTCAGGAATTAATGTGAAAAAGTAA
- a CDS encoding amino acid ABC transporter permease: MDFTGAYAWPNLRYLLQGFLITLQVAGLSIVFSFVLGTVLGTLRFTRIPVLSQIVAVIVDTIRNLPLLLIIFFIHIVLPQLGIKMSVFWSTVVGLSLFEGAMIAEIVRSGLKSVERGQVEAARSSGLSYMQTLGGIIMPQALRRMSPPMVSQFISLLKDTSLAIIISLPELMHNVQILGGQSFDYIIPALLLAAVLYFVINYTLSIVARRLEARMN; encoded by the coding sequence ATGGACTTTACCGGGGCCTATGCTTGGCCCAACCTCCGTTACCTGCTTCAAGGATTCCTGATTACACTACAGGTCGCAGGGCTATCTATTGTATTCAGCTTTGTGCTTGGCACCGTGCTGGGTACGTTACGGTTTACCCGTATCCCTGTTCTGTCACAGATCGTCGCGGTGATCGTGGATACCATTCGCAATCTGCCACTGCTGCTTATCATTTTCTTCATCCACATCGTACTTCCGCAGCTCGGAATTAAAATGTCCGTCTTCTGGTCCACCGTCGTTGGACTGAGTCTGTTCGAAGGTGCGATGATCGCGGAGATCGTCCGTAGCGGTCTGAAGTCGGTTGAGCGCGGTCAAGTAGAGGCCGCCCGCTCCTCGGGCCTAAGCTACATGCAGACCCTTGGTGGCATTATCATGCCACAGGCGCTACGCCGCATGTCCCCGCCAATGGTCAGCCAGTTCATCTCCCTCCTGAAGGATACTTCACTGGCGATCATCATCTCCCTGCCGGAGCTGATGCACAACGTGCAGATTCTTGGCGGTCAAAGTTTCGATTACATCATCCCGGCTCTATTGCTCGCAGCCGTATTGTATTTTGTCATCAATTACACGCTGTCCATTGTTGCAAGGCGACTTGAGGCACGCATGAATTGA
- a CDS encoding carbohydrate ABC transporter permease, with product MKAMPNSSGSKIGSTLGTYLLLTLISLIMIVPFIWMISTSLKEPQSIFTYPPQWIPDTFQFQNYIDVFRLIPFHRFYWNSIYISALVVLGTVFFASLAGYAFAKIPFKGRNVVFLILLSAMMIPHEVTAIPMFLFMRQLGWIDTHLPLILLPIFGAGGVFGIFVMRQFFITVPTELEEAAMIDGCNRFRIYARIMLPIAKPGMATLTIFTFVTIWNEFFDPLIFINSRDLMTLPLGLSLFTDEVGTAWQYLMSATVMATMPLLIVFFLAQRRFIEGVAMTGLKE from the coding sequence ATGAAGGCGATGCCTAATTCTTCGGGGAGCAAGATAGGAAGTACATTGGGGACGTATTTGTTGCTGACGCTGATATCCCTCATTATGATTGTGCCATTTATCTGGATGATATCGACATCATTGAAGGAGCCCCAGAGCATATTCACCTATCCACCGCAGTGGATACCGGATACGTTTCAATTCCAGAACTACATCGATGTCTTTCGACTGATTCCATTTCATCGTTTTTATTGGAACAGTATCTACATTTCTGCGTTGGTTGTACTGGGAACGGTGTTTTTTGCTTCTCTCGCCGGTTATGCATTCGCCAAAATTCCGTTTAAGGGACGTAATGTGGTATTTCTCATCCTGCTGAGTGCCATGATGATTCCCCATGAGGTGACTGCGATTCCGATGTTTCTGTTCATGCGGCAGCTGGGGTGGATTGATACCCACCTTCCGTTGATATTGTTGCCGATCTTTGGCGCGGGCGGTGTATTTGGCATCTTTGTGATGCGGCAGTTCTTCATTACGGTGCCAACCGAACTGGAGGAAGCAGCGATGATAGACGGCTGCAACCGATTTCGAATATACGCGCGAATTATGCTGCCCATTGCCAAGCCGGGCATGGCTACGCTGACGATCTTCACGTTTGTGACAATCTGGAATGAGTTCTTCGATCCGTTGATCTTCATTAACTCGCGTGATCTAATGACGCTGCCGCTTGGATTATCCCTGTTTACAGATGAAGTGGGTACAGCCTGGCAATATCTGATGAGTGCCACTGTCATGGCGACTATGCCACTGTTGATTGTTTTTTTCCTGGCACAACGGCGCTTCATTGAGGGGGTTGCCATGACGGGGCTGAAAGAGTGA
- a CDS encoding helix-turn-helix domain-containing protein → MESLPTIRVHIERYMREQNLKLQQFSNITGINVGTFSAILKGNRPMSMNQLNQITSAMGLEKGYFHETYGVESFIESTPHWRRLEPYLYECAELGKLDCIQQVITHVTDDRSYIEELYGVAEILYGKGMNEAALILYRCVADSEKYQHSERLALCQYRIFLLHKTLNKFNNLNAAIKFEPFIDKLNEEVQLDAIKDLANLYGAINLWDKVFELANELIRRVEFQVQLQSMRRKRKPRVASYPLFTYKAYANLLMANVSEERKQYKQALKYTDVYEDIVDGIENPTEEEQELIERFKGWAEGNRYLYKILSGDFEFLNRYLDYLDINHAEILTALTYIIQAANQHSYNIDYTLNRFRNHLDQIKAESHVQGVYNEQATNFRYIRLFYELAKYRLKQNEIEKGIEHLITSLERSSSCNEDFMCIKCIDLYGKYRNHASKTQEEEYTKLIDKLSVPTFQ, encoded by the coding sequence GTGGAATCGCTACCTACGATAAGAGTACATATTGAAAGATACATGAGAGAACAAAATCTCAAGTTGCAGCAATTTTCCAATATTACTGGAATTAACGTTGGGACATTTAGCGCTATTCTTAAAGGCAACAGGCCTATGTCTATGAACCAACTGAATCAGATCACTTCTGCAATGGGATTAGAAAAGGGTTATTTTCATGAAACTTACGGAGTAGAGTCTTTCATTGAATCTACGCCCCACTGGAGACGTTTGGAACCATATCTATACGAGTGTGCTGAACTTGGTAAGCTGGATTGTATACAACAAGTTATTACTCATGTGACTGACGATCGATCCTATATAGAAGAATTATACGGGGTTGCAGAGATTCTCTATGGTAAAGGAATGAATGAGGCAGCTCTTATCTTATACAGATGTGTTGCAGACAGTGAAAAATATCAGCACTCCGAGCGGTTGGCCTTATGCCAGTACCGCATCTTCCTGCTTCATAAAACACTGAATAAATTTAATAACTTGAATGCCGCAATAAAGTTTGAACCCTTTATCGACAAATTGAATGAAGAAGTACAGCTGGATGCGATTAAAGATTTAGCTAATTTGTATGGCGCGATAAATCTATGGGATAAGGTTTTTGAGCTGGCTAATGAATTGATTCGAAGAGTTGAATTTCAAGTTCAACTTCAATCTATGAGACGGAAAAGAAAACCAAGAGTAGCCTCTTATCCTCTATTTACTTACAAAGCGTATGCTAATCTGCTCATGGCAAATGTATCTGAAGAACGTAAGCAATATAAACAAGCTTTGAAGTATACAGATGTTTATGAGGATATTGTGGATGGAATTGAAAACCCGACAGAGGAAGAACAAGAATTGATAGAGCGATTCAAGGGCTGGGCTGAGGGGAATCGATATTTATACAAAATACTATCTGGTGATTTCGAATTTTTAAATCGTTATTTGGATTACCTAGATATTAATCATGCTGAAATTTTAACAGCACTCACGTATATTATTCAGGCGGCAAATCAGCATTCTTATAATATTGACTATACATTGAATAGATTCCGAAATCACCTTGATCAAATTAAAGCGGAAAGCCATGTACAAGGAGTATATAACGAACAGGCAACAAATTTTAGATATATACGCTTGTTCTACGAACTAGCAAAATACAGATTGAAACAGAACGAAATTGAAAAGGGAATAGAACATCTAATTACTAGTTTAGAACGTTCTTCTTCATGTAATGAAGATTTTATGTGTATCAAATGCATAGACTTATACGGAAAGTATAGAAATCACGCCAGTAAGACCCAAGAAGAGGAGTATACAAAACTAATAGATAAATTAAGTGTACCAACTTTTCAATAG
- a CDS encoding sugar ABC transporter permease: MTSLIVWAIVWKLMYATESGLINQLLLMAGIKGPAWLYNEDLAMPAVIVTSVLKNVGLNMVLFIAAIQQVPRSLYEAATLDGAGRRGTFFHVTLPMITPTVFLTVVMTVIGSLKVFGQIYVMTQGGPSNSTKVLVYYIWEKAFKLFQFGYASALAYVLFFIVLILTLLQWQLRKRWVFNEGDA, from the coding sequence ATGACTTCGTTGATCGTGTGGGCTATCGTGTGGAAGCTGATGTATGCAACAGAGTCAGGATTGATTAATCAGCTTCTGTTGATGGCGGGCATCAAGGGTCCGGCCTGGCTATACAATGAAGATTTGGCAATGCCTGCGGTGATTGTGACCAGTGTGCTGAAAAATGTAGGTCTGAATATGGTGCTGTTCATTGCAGCCATTCAGCAGGTACCGCGTTCCCTGTACGAAGCGGCAACCTTGGATGGTGCGGGCAGAAGAGGAACTTTCTTTCACGTTACCCTGCCGATGATTACACCAACGGTGTTCTTGACTGTGGTGATGACCGTGATTGGTTCACTCAAAGTATTTGGGCAGATCTATGTGATGACACAGGGCGGGCCGAGTAACAGCACCAAGGTGCTCGTTTATTATATCTGGGAAAAAGCATTCAAATTATTTCAGTTCGGCTATGCCTCTGCTCTCGCATATGTGCTGTTCTTCATCGTATTGATCCTGACGCTGCTGCAATGGCAGCTCCGAAAGAGGTGGGTGTTCAATGAAGGCGATGCCTAA
- a CDS encoding transcriptional regulator has protein sequence MEPTTTIRSYIEDYIRKQGYTLQYFADISGVNAGTLSAIIKGTRPIAMAQLDLITQGMKLEEGYFYEIYGAECFVESAPHWRRLEPFLQRCAELDKLECIQKIIQEVTDDRSYISELFEMAEGMLERGQTKAARMLYECVAECEKYQHSERLALCQYRIFTLSLGQDQHENLRAAVHFEPYINRLDEERQLDAIRELANIYASLNYWDKVFQLAEELLQRVKFLEQYKKKGIDNNRISKHPLFTYKYYAYLIMATVWSERKEYEKALEYISLYSNIVIEEPTLEDQSFIKRFKDWAEVNTYSCKLMMGDIDALNSYLDFIETNENETLLGLVKVIEAANLYHINIDHALRRFDLFIHKLLNELNYQSSYSTVIKNKQHTKFWGI, from the coding sequence ATGGAACCTACAACTACGATACGCTCATATATTGAGGACTACATCAGGAAACAGGGATATACCCTGCAGTATTTTGCCGATATATCGGGAGTTAACGCCGGAACGCTTAGTGCAATTATTAAGGGGACTCGGCCCATCGCTATGGCGCAACTGGATCTGATTACCCAGGGCATGAAGCTGGAAGAGGGATACTTCTACGAGATCTATGGGGCAGAATGTTTCGTGGAATCGGCACCCCATTGGAGGAGACTGGAACCATTTCTCCAGCGCTGTGCTGAATTGGACAAGCTGGAATGTATTCAGAAGATTATTCAGGAAGTGACCGATGATCGCTCGTATATCTCGGAATTGTTCGAGATGGCCGAAGGCATGCTGGAACGTGGACAGACGAAGGCTGCACGGATGTTGTACGAATGTGTGGCAGAGTGTGAGAAGTATCAACACTCGGAACGTCTCGCTCTGTGCCAGTATCGCATCTTCACGTTATCTCTCGGTCAGGACCAACACGAGAATCTCCGGGCCGCCGTGCACTTCGAGCCGTATATTAATCGGCTGGATGAAGAGAGGCAACTGGATGCGATAAGGGAGCTAGCTAATATATATGCAAGCTTAAATTACTGGGATAAAGTATTCCAACTAGCTGAGGAATTGTTGCAACGAGTTAAATTTTTGGAACAATATAAGAAAAAGGGAATAGATAATAATCGTATTTCCAAACACCCATTATTTACTTATAAATATTATGCTTATTTGATTATGGCTACGGTGTGGAGTGAACGTAAAGAGTATGAGAAGGCACTAGAGTATATTTCTCTTTATTCAAATATAGTTATTGAAGAACCTACTTTAGAAGATCAATCTTTTATAAAGCGATTCAAAGATTGGGCTGAAGTGAATACCTACTCGTGCAAGTTAATGATGGGTGACATTGACGCACTTAATTCCTATCTTGATTTTATAGAAACTAATGAAAACGAAACTCTACTTGGTCTTGTTAAAGTTATAGAAGCAGCAAATTTGTATCACATTAATATTGATCACGCTCTTCGAAGATTTGATCTGTTTATTCACAAACTACTTAATGAACTTAACTATCAAAGTAGTTATAGTACAGTGATAAAGAACAAGCAACACACCAAGTTTTGGGGAATCTAG
- a CDS encoding sugar ABC transporter substrate-binding protein — translation MKKVGLILVLVLMMMASIACTSSNSGSEPGSAGGENGEVELKFMMWGNQAHMDVYNKLIADFTQENPGIKVTMESVPFAEYQQKISVLAAGGSLPDLAWVSERMVPQFKSNHILADVSEFKDDAQFKLDDYIPSTLDLFRDGDQMLGLPFSTPPVVMFYNKTLFDKAGLTDPNTLATQGQWTWKQFEASAKAITSKDASNRVYGANFFRDWKTWAVLSSYSWSNGSGPFDEGMTTFTWNDAYGVQTFELLERMMFTDESHPKAGEQVSFDAGNVGMFFDNYSYVSKAREITDFEWSIAPMPSGSQGSVPMLGQAGYAMFNDSKHPEETKKLLKYFASEQGIQATATYFVPPRTSVLNSDAFILQPNNPSKEHIVQAVIDEMPKARLIPGHIRWQDIDNAVLQGFDRLFARTATAQDNLKQMQEEIQNVLQP, via the coding sequence ATGAAAAAAGTAGGACTGATACTGGTGCTAGTACTCATGATGATGGCTTCAATCGCGTGCACAAGCTCCAATTCTGGCAGTGAACCTGGCAGTGCAGGCGGGGAGAATGGAGAGGTGGAGCTGAAGTTCATGATGTGGGGCAATCAGGCGCATATGGATGTATACAACAAACTGATCGCTGACTTCACGCAGGAAAATCCAGGCATCAAGGTCACGATGGAATCCGTACCTTTCGCAGAATACCAGCAAAAAATTTCGGTGCTTGCCGCCGGAGGCTCTCTTCCCGATCTCGCCTGGGTATCGGAGCGAATGGTGCCACAATTCAAGTCGAATCACATTCTGGCCGATGTTTCCGAGTTCAAGGATGATGCACAGTTTAAGCTGGATGATTACATTCCAAGTACGCTTGATCTGTTCCGTGATGGTGATCAAATGCTGGGGCTACCTTTTTCTACACCTCCGGTGGTCATGTTTTACAATAAAACGCTGTTCGACAAGGCTGGTCTGACCGATCCAAACACACTTGCTACCCAAGGACAATGGACGTGGAAACAGTTCGAAGCGTCCGCCAAAGCCATTACCAGCAAGGATGCGAGCAACCGGGTCTATGGTGCCAATTTTTTTCGTGACTGGAAGACCTGGGCGGTCCTCTCTTCTTACTCATGGTCCAATGGAAGTGGTCCATTCGACGAAGGCATGACAACGTTCACCTGGAACGATGCCTATGGTGTGCAGACCTTTGAATTGCTGGAGCGCATGATGTTCACCGATGAATCACACCCGAAGGCGGGCGAGCAGGTCAGCTTTGATGCGGGGAATGTGGGCATGTTCTTCGATAATTACAGCTACGTTTCCAAAGCAAGGGAGATTACCGATTTTGAATGGAGCATCGCTCCCATGCCTTCCGGTTCACAAGGCAGTGTACCGATGCTGGGGCAGGCTGGATATGCCATGTTCAACGACAGCAAACATCCAGAGGAAACGAAGAAGCTGTTGAAGTATTTTGCCAGTGAGCAGGGGATTCAGGCGACAGCCACCTACTTTGTGCCTCCGCGTACCTCTGTTCTGAATTCAGACGCATTCATTCTTCAGCCGAATAACCCGAGCAAAGAGCATATTGTACAGGCGGTTATTGATGAAATGCCGAAAGCGCGCTTAATCCCCGGCCATATCCGTTGGCAGGATATCGACAATGCGGTATTGCAGGGATTTGACCGACTGTTTGCCCGGACAGCGACAGCTCAGGATAACCTGAAACAAATGCAGGAAGAGATTCAAAATGTGCTGCAACCCTGA